From Peptoanaerobacter stomatis, one genomic window encodes:
- a CDS encoding ATP-dependent RecD-like DNA helicase → MEEKISGKVVDIRYTSFDGEYTVATVRLGDKSEVVVTGPIAAVDIGDNIEITGEYVTHRIYGEQFKVNSFIPLKPDDEQGIYEFLASGVIEGIGEKFARRIMQVFGDKTLDIIEKTPERLLEIEGIGSKKLDKIITSYNEKMMLKNIIIQLAKYDLSTTLSIKIYNTYNENTLKILSNNPYRLCDDIKGIGFKKADEIAKKMGVALDSTERKIQAIIYSLTQSTYEGHTYTTFFKLKSDMKELIDFDDEDEILSIAYDLYAKKQIIIDGIEKDDMKIFLYRYALAETTVASKLIELATYQDKKIDEKKLDELIQEQIKYSNIDFSQEQIKSVKMAVNNNILIITGGPGTGKTTTLSFIIEIFERIGKKVKLCAPTGKASKRMAQATNKDASTIHRLLEMNYSSDDMQEHFLKNEDEPIKADVIIVDETSMVDILLMQSLLLAIKNGTHLILVGDKDQLPSVGAGNVLKDIINCEIIPCIKLNKIFRQAMKSHIIVNAHRINEGKMPLTNDKDNDFFIMNRNDKNSIEKLIVELITQRLPKYYDITPKDIQIITPMKKREIGTQNLNKLLQEALNPKDPVKNEYKTQFKIYRENDRVIHIKNNYEKQWISDKEEGSGVFNGDTGTIESVNLREKFLTVNFDDGKKATYDFDELDELEHSFALTVHKSQGSEYPCVILPIHSVAPMLMTRKILYTAITRAKKLLIIISSNSNIKKMVDNIYEEERNSTLMQKLKMFKDYKMLD, encoded by the coding sequence TTGGAGGAAAAAATATCCGGAAAGGTAGTAGATATAAGATATACTTCATTTGATGGTGAATATACAGTTGCAACTGTAAGACTTGGAGACAAAAGTGAAGTTGTAGTGACAGGACCGATTGCTGCTGTTGATATTGGAGATAATATAGAAATAACAGGCGAATATGTAACACATAGAATATATGGGGAGCAATTCAAAGTAAATTCTTTTATTCCACTAAAACCTGACGATGAGCAAGGAATATATGAATTCTTAGCTTCAGGAGTAATAGAAGGTATAGGAGAAAAATTTGCAAGGCGGATAATGCAGGTTTTTGGAGATAAAACCTTAGATATAATAGAAAAAACACCTGAAAGATTGCTCGAAATAGAGGGCATAGGCAGTAAAAAATTAGATAAAATAATAACGTCATATAACGAAAAAATGATGTTGAAAAATATAATAATACAACTTGCAAAATATGATTTGTCCACGACTTTAAGCATAAAAATATATAACACATACAATGAAAATACTCTGAAGATACTCTCCAACAACCCATATAGGCTTTGTGATGATATAAAGGGAATTGGATTTAAAAAAGCTGATGAAATTGCAAAAAAAATGGGAGTAGCCCTTGATTCCACCGAAAGAAAGATACAAGCTATAATTTATTCACTTACTCAATCTACATATGAAGGACATACATACACTACGTTTTTTAAGTTAAAAAGTGATATGAAAGAGCTTATAGATTTTGATGATGAAGATGAGATATTATCAATAGCCTACGATTTATATGCAAAAAAACAAATAATAATTGATGGTATAGAAAAAGATGATATGAAGATTTTTCTATACAGATATGCACTTGCAGAAACTACTGTGGCATCAAAACTCATAGAACTTGCCACATATCAGGACAAAAAAATAGATGAAAAAAAATTGGACGAATTGATACAAGAACAAATAAAATACAGCAATATAGATTTTTCGCAGGAACAGATAAAAAGTGTAAAAATGGCTGTAAACAACAATATATTGATAATAACCGGAGGACCGGGTACCGGAAAGACGACTACTCTTTCGTTTATAATAGAAATATTTGAAAGAATAGGGAAAAAAGTAAAACTGTGTGCGCCTACAGGAAAAGCATCAAAACGTATGGCTCAAGCTACCAATAAAGATGCAAGTACAATACACAGATTGCTTGAAATGAATTACAGCAGTGATGATATGCAGGAGCATTTTTTGAAAAATGAAGATGAACCTATAAAAGCAGATGTGATTATAGTAGATGAAACCTCTATGGTAGATATATTGCTTATGCAAAGTCTTTTATTAGCTATAAAAAACGGCACACATTTGATACTTGTTGGAGATAAAGACCAGTTGCCTTCAGTGGGAGCAGGTAATGTATTGAAAGATATAATAAACTGCGAAATAATACCTTGTATAAAACTCAACAAGATTTTCAGACAAGCCATGAAAAGTCATATAATAGTCAATGCGCATAGGATAAATGAAGGTAAAATGCCACTTACAAATGATAAAGACAATGACTTTTTTATAATGAACAGAAATGATAAAAATTCTATTGAAAAACTTATAGTAGAACTCATTACTCAGCGTTTACCCAAGTATTATGATATAACACCTAAAGACATTCAAATAATAACGCCAATGAAAAAAAGAGAAATAGGTACGCAAAATTTGAATAAATTACTTCAAGAAGCATTAAATCCAAAAGATCCTGTAAAAAACGAATATAAGACACAATTTAAAATATATAGAGAAAATGACAGAGTGATACATATAAAAAATAATTATGAAAAACAATGGATAAGCGACAAAGAAGAAGGTAGCGGAGTTTTTAACGGAGATACAGGAACTATAGAAAGTGTGAATTTGAGAGAGAAGTTTTTAACAGTAAATTTTGACGACGGGAAAAAAGCGACATATGATTTTGATGAATTGGATGAATTGGAACATTCCTTTGCACTTACAGTGCATAAATCACAAGGCTCGGAATATCCCTGTGTGATATTGCCTATACATTCCGTTGCTCCTATGCTGATGACAAGAAAGATATTGTATACGGCTATAACAAGAGCAAAAAAATTGCTCATAATAATATCCAGCAATTCTAATATCAAAAAAATGGTAGATAATATATACGAAGAAGAACGAAATTCAACACTTATGCAGAAGTTGAAAATGTTTAAAGATTACAAGATGCTGGACTGA
- a CDS encoding PTS sugar transporter subunit IIA encodes MGLFGFGKKKEKVELKAVVDGIIKDLKNVEDEVFSKGFLGEGLAIVPKSNNFYAPVSGELSSVFPTGHAFGINTDDGAEVLIHIGIDTVQMEGDGFDLKVEQGQKVKAGDLLVVCDVDNIKSKGYKTDTILIITNSDDFPSEQLVTEGTEVKANEISVIAFK; translated from the coding sequence ATGGGATTATTCGGTTTTGGAAAGAAAAAAGAAAAAGTTGAACTGAAAGCTGTTGTTGACGGAATAATAAAAGATTTAAAAAATGTGGAAGATGAAGTATTCTCAAAAGGATTTTTAGGCGAAGGTCTCGCAATAGTTCCTAAATCTAATAATTTTTATGCACCTGTAAGCGGTGAATTATCATCAGTTTTCCCAACAGGACACGCATTCGGTATTAATACCGATGACGGTGCAGAAGTACTTATCCATATAGGTATAGATACGGTACAAATGGAAGGCGACGGATTTGACTTAAAAGTTGAACAAGGTCAAAAAGTAAAAGCCGGAGATTTATTGGTAGTATGTGATGTAGATAATATAAAAAGCAAAGGATATAAAACAGATACTATATTGATCATAACAAATAGCGATGATTTTCCGTCAGAACAATTGGTAACTGAAGGTACCGAAGTAAAAGCAAATGAGATTTCTGTAATAGCATTTAAATAA
- a CDS encoding branched-chain amino acid aminotransferase: MQDIRIELTQNPTNLPEDESTLGFGKRFSDHMFVMDYTVEKGWFDPRIVPYAPISLYPSTMCFHYGQTTFEGLKAYRTEKNEILLFRPQQNFKRLNISDDRLCIPKLDEEFCLEALKKLIQIDEKFVPHSKGTSLYIRPFIIATEPQLGANSSTQYKFIIITSPSGVYYSSGLNPVKIYVEDNYVRAVRGGMGMAKTGGNYAVSLKSQVNAHNNDYSQVLWLDGVERKYIEEVGAMNIFFVIGDEVVTPEINGSILDGITRKSMVELLKKEGKKVSERRISIQEVEDAYENGELKEVFGTGTAAVISPVGVLKYKDKVMTINDNKIGEISKHLYDTLTGIQRGEIEDKFGWTLKVC, translated from the coding sequence ATGCAAGATATAAGAATTGAACTTACACAAAATCCTACGAATTTACCTGAAGATGAGTCTACACTCGGTTTTGGAAAAAGATTTTCGGATCATATGTTTGTCATGGATTACACTGTGGAAAAAGGTTGGTTCGATCCGAGAATAGTACCTTATGCACCTATAAGTTTATATCCGTCTACGATGTGCTTTCATTATGGACAGACTACATTTGAAGGTTTGAAGGCATATAGAACTGAAAAAAATGAGATATTGCTTTTCAGACCTCAGCAAAATTTTAAAAGACTTAACATTTCTGATGACAGACTTTGCATACCTAAGCTTGATGAAGAATTTTGTTTGGAGGCGTTAAAAAAATTAATACAAATAGATGAAAAATTTGTGCCTCATTCAAAAGGTACAAGTCTTTATATAAGACCTTTCATTATTGCTACTGAACCACAACTCGGTGCGAATTCAAGTACACAATATAAATTTATTATAATAACAAGTCCGAGCGGAGTTTATTATTCAAGTGGACTTAATCCTGTGAAAATATATGTAGAAGATAATTATGTGCGTGCTGTTCGTGGTGGAATGGGTATGGCTAAAACAGGAGGAAATTATGCTGTAAGCCTTAAATCACAAGTTAATGCACATAATAACGATTATTCACAAGTATTGTGGTTAGACGGAGTGGAAAGAAAATATATTGAAGAAGTTGGAGCTATGAATATATTTTTTGTAATAGGAGATGAAGTTGTTACACCTGAAATAAACGGAAGTATATTGGATGGTATAACAAGAAAATCGATGGTAGAACTTCTAAAAAAAGAAGGCAAAAAAGTGAGTGAGAGAAGAATATCTATACAAGAAGTGGAAGACGCTTATGAAAACGGAGAATTGAAAGAAGTGTTCGGTACAGGTACGGCAGCTGTAATAAGCCCTGTTGGTGTACTTAAATATAAAGATAAAGTAATGACTATAAATGATAATAAAATAGGTGAAATTTCAAAACATCTTTATGATACGTTAACAGGTATACAAAGAGGGGAAATAGAAGATAAATTTGGTTGGACACTAAAAGTTTGTTAA
- the aroB gene encoding 3-dehydroquinate synthase: MKNIDDFIEVAVNTGDEYKVMIGNDLLNKTGEILSALGFKKIAIITDNKVWSIYKEELAKSLKCLNIHYEVLIFLHGENSKSVQNYLKGIDFLAENNYRRSDALLAFGGGVIGDLGGFISATYQRGMQFVQLPTTLLAGVDSSVGGKTAINLKQGKNLLGAFKQPKKVICDLSLYKTMDKKYFLDGVAETIKYSILSSKEMFYELLSPIKQDDLRLEYLVKRCVEYKAKIVALDEQDNDIRRLLNLGHTIGHSIEKLSNYSITHGFAVAIGICYIAKLSYVLNLITKETAKDIVNCIEKNDLPISTNFTPEEIFQNSILDKKCEDDTITVILIQDIGSCVLKKISLLKWKQYIKSAMEANLD, from the coding sequence ATGAAAAATATAGATGATTTTATAGAAGTAGCAGTAAATACTGGTGATGAATATAAAGTTATGATTGGAAATGATTTATTAAATAAAACAGGAGAAATTTTATCAGCTCTCGGCTTTAAAAAAATTGCAATTATAACAGATAATAAAGTTTGGTCCATATATAAAGAAGAACTTGCAAAATCTCTTAAATGCTTAAATATACATTATGAAGTATTGATATTTTTGCATGGTGAAAATTCGAAATCTGTACAAAACTATTTGAAAGGAATTGATTTTTTAGCGGAAAATAATTACAGACGAAGTGATGCTTTATTGGCATTTGGTGGAGGAGTTATAGGAGATTTAGGTGGATTTATATCTGCAACATACCAAAGAGGAATGCAATTTGTACAGTTGCCGACGACATTACTTGCTGGAGTTGATTCATCTGTAGGTGGCAAGACCGCCATAAATCTAAAACAAGGTAAAAATCTGCTCGGTGCGTTTAAACAACCTAAAAAAGTTATATGCGATTTAAGTCTGTACAAAACTATGGATAAAAAATATTTTTTGGACGGAGTTGCAGAAACTATAAAATATTCTATATTATCAAGTAAAGAGATGTTTTATGAATTGCTTTCACCTATAAAACAAGATGATTTAAGGCTTGAATACTTAGTAAAGCGTTGTGTAGAATATAAAGCGAAAATAGTAGCCTTGGACGAGCAGGACAATGACATAAGAAGATTACTCAACTTAGGGCATACAATAGGACATTCAATAGAAAAATTGAGCAATTACAGTATAACACACGGTTTTGCTGTTGCAATCGGAATATGTTATATAGCAAAGTTGTCATATGTGTTAAATCTTATCACAAAAGAAACTGCCAAAGATATAGTAAACTGCATAGAAAAAAATGACTTGCCTATTTCAACGAATTTTACGCCTGAAGAGATATTTCAAAACAGTATTTTAGACAAAAAATGTGAAGATGATACTATAACTGTTATATTAATCCAAGATATAGGCAGTTGTGTATTAAAGAAAATATCTCTTTTAAAATGGAAACAATACATCAAATCGGCAATGGAGGCAAATCTTGATTAA
- the aroQ gene encoding type II 3-dehydroquinate dehydratase, with protein MKILVLNGVNMNMLGIREKGIYGHETFEELEKKVIEKGKSLGIEVISCQSNYEGELVEKIQQAYETMDGIVINPGAYTHTSIALLDALKAVQLPAVEVHISNIDEREDFRKISYIGTYCEKRIYGKGIAGYEEAIEYLYNKLAKK; from the coding sequence ATGAAAATTTTAGTGCTTAACGGTGTCAATATGAATATGTTGGGAATAAGAGAAAAAGGTATATATGGGCATGAAACATTTGAAGAGTTGGAAAAGAAAGTTATAGAAAAAGGGAAATCATTGGGTATAGAAGTAATATCCTGTCAGAGCAATTATGAGGGAGAATTGGTTGAAAAAATACAACAAGCCTATGAAACTATGGACGGTATAGTAATAAATCCCGGAGCATATACTCATACTTCTATAGCATTATTAGACGCATTAAAAGCGGTACAATTACCTGCAGTAGAAGTACATATATCAAATATAGATGAAAGGGAAGATTTCAGAAAAATATCATATATAGGGACGTATTGTGAAAAAAGAATATATGGCAAAGGAATAGCAGGATATGAAGAAGCAATAGAATATTTATACAATAAACTTGCTAAAAAATGA
- a CDS encoding shikimate kinase encodes MIEYGLLGKSLTHSFSKSIHSQIDDYDYTFIEKQEQDAKEFIKSREFKGINVTMPYKKTVLEFCDELSNTAKKIGCINTLINKNGKLCGYNTDYYGIIRMIEKSQIDIKDKKVLILGSGATSDTAREAAEYLGASKITFVSRKGNIKFDDYDKFYDSEIIINCTPVGMYPNNLKILVDIEKFNNLQGVCDVIYNPVKTRLLIEAEKKGIKTSNGLIMLVAQAVKAAELFTGKKYDANIEDKIIENLKKNISNIVIIGMPGSGKTTIGKEISKISGKKSVDIDEIIERETGKDISQIFRDYGEEYFRQKEKEVISRIGKENNQIISTGGGSILDYENYLSLKQNSRIYYIKRPLDKLAVDGRPLSSGGINALEKLYEQRHSLYEDFADFEIDNDNIERTSADIWREFNENFSA; translated from the coding sequence ATGATTGAATACGGTCTTTTAGGGAAAAGTCTTACACACAGCTTTTCAAAATCAATACATAGTCAAATTGACGATTATGATTATACATTTATAGAAAAACAGGAGCAAGACGCAAAAGAATTTATAAAGTCAAGAGAGTTTAAAGGAATTAATGTTACAATGCCGTATAAAAAGACAGTTTTGGAGTTTTGTGACGAATTATCTAATACAGCGAAAAAAATAGGATGTATAAATACACTGATAAATAAAAATGGCAAGCTGTGTGGATATAATACGGATTATTATGGAATTATAAGGATGATTGAAAAGTCACAAATAGATATAAAAGATAAAAAAGTATTGATATTAGGCAGTGGTGCTACATCTGATACGGCGAGAGAAGCAGCTGAATACCTTGGGGCATCAAAAATAACATTTGTCTCAAGAAAAGGAAATATAAAATTTGATGATTATGATAAGTTTTACGATAGCGAAATAATTATTAACTGTACACCTGTAGGGATGTACCCCAATAATTTAAAAATTCTTGTAGATATAGAAAAATTTAACAATTTGCAGGGTGTATGTGATGTCATATATAATCCTGTCAAAACAAGGCTTTTGATAGAAGCTGAAAAAAAAGGAATTAAAACATCAAATGGACTTATAATGCTTGTTGCACAAGCTGTTAAAGCGGCGGAATTGTTTACAGGTAAGAAATATGATGCGAACATTGAAGATAAAATCATAGAAAATTTGAAAAAAAATATATCCAATATAGTGATAATAGGTATGCCGGGAAGCGGTAAAACAACAATAGGCAAGGAAATATCAAAAATATCGGGCAAAAAATCGGTAGATATAGATGAAATAATAGAAAGAGAAACAGGAAAAGATATATCTCAGATATTTAGAGATTATGGAGAAGAATATTTCCGACAAAAAGAAAAAGAAGTAATATCAAGAATAGGTAAAGAGAATAATCAAATAATATCTACGGGTGGAGGAAGCATACTTGATTATGAAAATTATCTGTCGCTCAAACAAAATTCAAGAATATATTATATAAAAAGACCACTCGATAAATTGGCTGTTGATGGCAGACCTTTATCATCAGGCGGTATAAATGCATTGGAAAAATTGTATGAGCAAAGACATAGTTTATACGAAGATTTTGCAGATTTTGAAATAGATAATGATAATATAGAACGCACATCAGCTGATATTTGGAGGGAATTTAATGAAAATTTTAGTGCTTAA
- a CDS encoding DUF2179 domain-containing protein, whose protein sequence is MEFNIDMFFMCLFIFLARISDVTFMSIRTILLTKGMSKLAAFMGFFEVTIYIIVLGKVVNSLDNPFYLISYALGYAAGNFIGSKIESFLAFGDAQMRIVLPSSQYSVVDDLRGMGYGVTVFRGEGKDGERIMLMINLKRKQIGNIYDYIKAKEIKAFVSTNDITSYAGGYHNVNKKNNLLRKLKR, encoded by the coding sequence ATGGAATTTAATATAGATATGTTTTTTATGTGTCTTTTCATATTTTTGGCAAGAATCTCTGATGTCACTTTCATGTCCATAAGAACAATACTGCTTACCAAGGGTATGTCCAAATTAGCTGCTTTTATGGGTTTTTTTGAAGTAACTATATACATAATTGTACTTGGAAAAGTAGTAAACTCACTTGACAATCCGTTTTATCTCATATCCTATGCACTCGGATATGCCGCAGGTAATTTTATAGGCTCAAAAATAGAAAGCTTTTTAGCTTTTGGAGATGCACAGATGAGAATAGTATTGCCAAGTTCGCAATATAGTGTAGTAGATGATTTGAGAGGCATGGGTTATGGTGTTACTGTTTTCAGGGGAGAAGGTAAAGACGGAGAAAGAATAATGCTTATGATAAACTTGAAAAGAAAGCAAATAGGCAATATATACGACTATATAAAAGCAAAAGAAATAAAAGCATTTGTATCTACCAATGATATAACTTCATATGCTGGAGGATACCACAATGTCAATAAAAAAAATAATTTGCTAAGAAAACTGAAAAGATAA
- the aroA gene encoding 3-phosphoshikimate 1-carboxyvinyltransferase, translated as MIKIENIQLNGGIDAVSSKSMAHRYLICSALSDFSSLLYIPNISDDIKMTIDCLKKLGADIKIDGRILKVIPINIDKLKKINEVLKFNMGESGTTFRFMLPVITSLLDRCEFVGRGRLPQRPIKELVDIIKKSGCLISSDKLPFKITNKFRFNNVDIRGDISSQYISGLLLCAPMQNEDVRIDIISKLESKPYVDMTIDVMKKYGIEIVQEKKSYFISKNNKYTNKGISDIIQKIEGDWSNVAFFLVAGAIGSKQVEIKGLNLNSVQGDMKILEILKKIGAKVDIDINSGVVKISKHTLEPTEIDICDIPDLLPILTVLASACIGKTRFYNISRLRLKESDRIKSSVDMINSLGGIATEEENSLVIEGKGYLKGGEVSSYNDHRIAMSSTIASIICENPVILDEENAVNKSYVNFYEDFEKLGGRYVIIDRK; from the coding sequence TTGATTAAGATAGAAAATATTCAGCTAAATGGTGGTATAGATGCAGTGTCGTCAAAATCCATGGCGCATAGATACTTGATATGTTCAGCTTTATCTGATTTCAGCTCATTATTATATATTCCAAATATATCTGATGATATAAAAATGACCATCGATTGTTTGAAAAAGTTAGGTGCAGATATAAAAATAGACGGAAGAATTTTAAAAGTAATACCTATAAATATTGATAAATTAAAAAAAATAAATGAAGTATTGAAATTTAATATGGGAGAAAGTGGAACTACATTCAGATTTATGCTACCTGTAATCACATCTTTACTTGATAGATGCGAATTTGTAGGTAGAGGAAGATTACCGCAAAGACCTATAAAAGAACTTGTAGATATTATCAAAAAATCCGGTTGCCTTATTTCTTCTGATAAATTGCCTTTTAAAATCACTAATAAATTCAGATTTAATAATGTGGACATAAGAGGAGATATAAGCTCTCAATATATCTCAGGATTATTGCTTTGTGCACCTATGCAAAATGAAGATGTGCGAATAGATATTATAAGCAAGCTGGAATCGAAACCATATGTGGATATGACAATCGATGTTATGAAAAAATATGGTATAGAAATTGTGCAGGAAAAAAAATCGTATTTTATATCAAAAAATAACAAATACACTAATAAAGGCATATCCGATATTATACAAAAAATAGAGGGAGATTGGTCGAATGTAGCATTTTTTTTAGTTGCAGGAGCAATAGGAAGCAAACAGGTAGAAATAAAAGGACTTAATCTCAATTCAGTGCAAGGCGATATGAAAATATTGGAAATTTTAAAAAAAATTGGTGCAAAAGTGGATATAGATATTAATTCAGGCGTTGTAAAAATAAGCAAACATACATTAGAGCCAACAGAAATAGATATTTGTGATATACCTGATTTATTGCCTATATTGACTGTTTTAGCATCAGCTTGTATAGGAAAAACGAGATTTTATAACATATCAAGATTAAGATTAAAAGAAAGCGACAGAATAAAGAGCAGTGTCGATATGATAAACAGTTTAGGTGGGATAGCAACAGAAGAAGAAAATTCACTTGTTATAGAAGGCAAAGGATATTTAAAAGGTGGAGAGGTATCGTCATATAATGACCACAGAATAGCTATGTCATCTACAATAGCATCAATAATATGCGAAAATCCTGTTATATTGGACGAAGAAAATGCAGTTAATAAATCATATGTAAACTTTTATGAAGATTTTGAAAAACTTGGAGGCAGATATGTCATCATTGATAGGAAATAA
- the aroC gene encoding chorismate synthase produces the protein MSSLIGNKLKIGLFGESHGSHIGAIAYGFPSGFEISKDELNKFLSRRKTGQNKFTTQRKETDDYEIVSGYYNDRTTGTPFAVIIKNNDVNSKDYEQLKYKMRPSHADYTGHIKYKGFEDNRGGGHFSGRITAPLCVIGGIALQILKSKGIEIYAHIKSLYDIEDVPIEKVSIEEQKKVCEKTLAFFDDEKLEEAKILLENIKKEKNSVGGIIELAVHGVKAGIGDPIFDSVESRLSSMIFGIPGVKGLEFGCGFGCSKMKGSLHNDPFEIKDSNIVTTTNNSGGINGGITNGMPIILRAAVKPTASIGLVQDTVDIKEMKNTKLEIIGRHDPAIAVRIVPVLEAAVAISMLDMILENTDI, from the coding sequence ATGTCATCATTGATAGGAAATAAGTTAAAAATAGGATTGTTTGGTGAATCGCACGGCAGCCATATAGGAGCTATTGCATACGGATTTCCGTCAGGTTTTGAAATATCTAAAGATGAACTGAATAAATTTTTAAGCAGAAGAAAAACAGGACAAAATAAATTTACAACACAAAGAAAAGAAACAGACGATTATGAAATAGTATCAGGTTATTATAATGACAGAACAACAGGTACACCTTTTGCTGTAATAATAAAAAATAACGATGTAAACTCCAAAGATTATGAGCAGTTGAAATATAAGATGAGACCTTCACACGCAGATTATACAGGACATATAAAATATAAAGGATTTGAAGATAATCGAGGAGGAGGACATTTTTCCGGAAGAATTACAGCACCTCTTTGTGTAATCGGAGGTATAGCACTTCAAATATTAAAATCAAAAGGTATAGAAATATATGCACATATAAAATCTCTTTATGATATAGAAGATGTACCAATAGAAAAAGTAAGCATAGAAGAACAAAAAAAGGTTTGTGAAAAAACATTAGCTTTTTTTGATGATGAAAAATTGGAAGAAGCAAAAATATTATTGGAAAATATAAAAAAAGAGAAAAATTCAGTAGGTGGAATTATAGAATTGGCTGTACATGGAGTAAAAGCCGGTATAGGAGATCCTATTTTTGATTCTGTTGAGAGCAGATTGTCATCAATGATTTTTGGCATACCTGGTGTAAAAGGCTTGGAATTTGGATGTGGTTTTGGCTGTTCGAAAATGAAAGGCTCTTTGCATAATGATCCGTTTGAAATAAAAGACAGCAATATTGTAACAACTACAAACAATTCAGGAGGAATAAACGGAGGTATAACAAATGGAATGCCAATAATATTAAGAGCAGCAGTAAAACCTACAGCATCAATAGGACTTGTGCAAGACACAGTTGATATAAAAGAAATGAAAAATACAAAATTGGAAATTATTGGTAGACATGATCCTGCAATAGCAGTAAGAATAGTTCCTGTTTTGGAAGCTGCTGTTGCAATATCAATGTTGGATATGATTTTAGAAAATACGGACATATAA
- a CDS encoding nucleoid-associated protein, giving the protein MFELSKMELIGAYLCELNSNMDAPLISNYDVEQDDDITITFIENTIYNLYSSKDMKWARFIEDEEQCSKAYKDILQLSENLSDFKIKSKNIIDEYFKIITDNVPVPSGDLIIVLFEMEKQPYLGIFKYNHKTMLVSQVDKLNDTNNIYISQKSSLFTTNKHKADEGFIINLISFDIALVDKKYEINAEKSNILQDNILLLQTSRSEKEKLDIFNKVTKNLEDKYIGDDIEKKAKIKKAVKDTVLDEGVISVDSVMQKAFEETEQLKKIYENTLEKSGIQRREKIEVPERLLKTKFQRQKITTETGIEINVPIDYYGDDSKIEFVPDDNGTISIVIKNVKNITT; this is encoded by the coding sequence ATGTTTGAACTTTCGAAGATGGAATTAATAGGTGCATATTTATGTGAACTCAATTCCAACATGGATGCACCGCTTATATCTAATTATGATGTAGAACAAGATGATGATATAACAATAACGTTTATAGAAAACACCATATACAATCTCTATTCATCTAAAGATATGAAATGGGCAAGATTTATAGAGGATGAAGAGCAGTGTAGTAAGGCATATAAAGATATATTGCAGTTGAGCGAAAATTTATCAGATTTCAAGATTAAAAGTAAGAATATTATAGACGAGTATTTTAAAATAATTACAGATAATGTACCGGTTCCCTCCGGAGATTTAATAATAGTTCTTTTTGAGATGGAAAAACAGCCATATTTAGGAATATTTAAGTATAATCACAAAACTATGCTCGTATCACAAGTTGATAAATTAAATGACACAAATAATATCTATATATCACAAAAATCTTCATTATTCACTACAAATAAGCATAAGGCTGATGAAGGTTTTATAATAAACCTGATAAGTTTTGATATAGCACTGGTAGATAAAAAGTATGAGATAAATGCAGAAAAAAGCAATATATTACAAGATAATATATTGCTTTTGCAAACGAGCCGTTCAGAAAAAGAAAAATTGGATATATTCAATAAAGTTACAAAAAATTTGGAAGACAAGTATATAGGCGATGATATAGAAAAAAAAGCAAAAATAAAAAAAGCTGTAAAAGATACAGTTCTTGATGAAGGTGTTATAAGCGTAGATTCTGTTATGCAAAAAGCGTTTGAAGAAACTGAGCAACTCAAAAAAATATATGAAAATACATTGGAAAAATCAGGGATACAAAGAAGAGAAAAGATAGAAGTACCTGAAAGACTACTCAAAACAAAATTTCAAAGGCAGAAGATAACAACAGAAACGGGTATAGAAATAAATGTGCCTATAGATTATTACGGTGATGATTCAAAGATAGAATTTGTGCCGGATGATAACGGAACTATATCAATAGTTATAAAAAATGTAAAAAATATAACCACTTAA